A stretch of Fusarium poae strain DAOMC 252244 chromosome 2, whole genome shotgun sequence DNA encodes these proteins:
- a CDS encoding hypothetical protein (TransMembrane:8 (i12-31o43-63i75-92o98-116i128-147o153-178i190-210o222-241i)): protein MVTSRFERRRALAVFFVTLGTAVGGIIYPIIFTNLQPKIGFAWTTRVLGFVTLAELTGALAIMLPATKGKLSHKIAYWVPFFLLPLYAQFKAGASSKLSFYVLVICNASTIPGRFLAVPMSNRFGPSITMAGFTFISSILFFGWIGVDTVPSTITWAVLIALFMGPLSVIYPILIPHLSPNPELVGTRMGISSAAAALGTLIGFPVTSALNDIEAGSFWKSQVFNGCCMLGGSMLMIYVHFKTTKSH, encoded by the exons ATGGTTACCTCCAGGTTTGAACGACGACGTGCCTTGGCCGTATTCTTTGTTACTTTGGGAACAGCTGTTG GAGGTATTATCTATCCTATCATCTTTACCAATCTCCAGCCAAAGATTGGATTCGCGTGGACTACACGTGTTCTCGGTTTTGTCACCCTTGCTGAGCTTACTGGAGCATTGGCAATCATGCTACCGGCCACCAAGGGCAAGCTTTCACACAAA aTTGCATACTGGgttcccttcttcttgcttccACTCTATGCACAATTCAAAGCTGGTGCAAGCTCCAAACTCTCCTTCTATGTCTTGGTCATTTGCAATGCCTCGACTATACCTGGTCGGTTTCTGGCGGTTCCCATGTCTAACAGATTTGGCCCATCGATAACCATGGCTGGATTTACATTTATATCTAGTATCCTGTTCTTCGGATGGATCGGCGTTGACACAGTTCCCTCCACCATCACATGGGCTGTACTCATTGCTCTGTTCATGGGACCTCTTTCAGTCATCTACCCGATCCTCATTCCTCATCTCTCGCCCAACCCGGAACTTGTCGGTACGCGAATGGGAATATCATCTGCGGCGGCTGCGCTTGGGACTTTGATTGGGTTTCCAGTCACATCTGCCTTAAACGATATCGAAGCTGGAAGTTTCTGGAAGAGCCAAGTCTTCAATGGCTGTTGTATGCTAGGAGGATCTATGCTAATGATTTATGTCCACTTCAAGACGACCAAATCACATTGA
- a CDS encoding hypothetical protein (TransMembrane:1 (o15-34i)), giving the protein MEPFFTLRNKLPVQIIQIIRIIAVICLSGARLLLPNRPPGRSTTMGLGMGAKSLIIITYEMLSEHASCFRRWRSLKAYCILNANYECLDSDL; this is encoded by the exons ATGGAGCCATTCTTCACCTTGCGAAATAAGCTCCCAGTCCAGATCATTCAGATCATCCGCATCATTGCCGTGATTTGTCTGTCTGGTGCACGACTTTTACTGCCCAACAGACCTCCCGGTCGCTCCACTACGATGGGTCTTGGCATG GGTGCCAAGTCTCTCATCATTATTACTTACGAGATGCTTTCCGAGCATGCCAGCTGTTTCCGACGCTGGAGGAGCCTCAAGGCCTATTGCATCCTCAACGCTAACTATGAGTGTTTAGACAGTGATTTGTAA
- a CDS encoding hypothetical protein (TransMembrane:8 (i23-49o75-96i135-152o354-377i452-472o492-525i569-591o611-635i)) codes for MNKIHLAEMFKFNISHITGWRRLAVYLTALVFFLTCVLVAILVISLYAIHGGVISIKNDTVLWEAECDSTEKANLWLHLAINIISTAILASSNFFMQVLVAPTRKEVDRAHQNGYWVEIGVQSLRNFFFLPRHKNLLWFLFSTTSVPLHLIFNGCILESRASNAFWVLITSEEFLKGAPWSIIDFDKRGWDDENAYLATVSQIQKDVKSGGIARWETISWSECMERYNSPDKIIYEHRHVIMVVKPTIPGTKGCSKKYRDGEERLSSLCRSKTFIHVDSTASANLTEVPWLASWEADSYIFDYSVRPNPRSGRPPKVWLQEGPWDTGMDPEAGIDYCLSEKSRASCGLVISNRLLFIVCVMCSFKCILCVVTFFRVFRRNDEPLLTPGDAVASFIARPGEDTRNMCNLNTRDFSMYDTSWWDGPYSGYSKLDRSKPWILQNGRVGEGSTRTVWCLSYLPIITSLILAASLFAEAVKNQPIRESRFEHDPMHHPVVLGAITTSSLLGLTTIANIPQLLLSICYMALNGLVTRMMTEYEWNRYSTDFRSLRVTSPVGQQRSTYRLQLPYRWSIPILFISVLLHWVYSNCIYVSNYNFYDSNLPYGLVGTSRSLKYSTMAILIALILSSIIAALPCILSQIRLPGNMTFGGSNSKVISAACHCELPKSSNSALTNQELFVPSSSMARICDDEANLLRDNDPADANSSTDSKLLYQMSLQKLKWGEITEAVNSDGVGHLGFGTEDQDITAPVEGRLYT; via the exons ATGAACAAGATTCACCTGGCAGAAATGTTCAAGTTTAATATCTCTCACATCACAGGCTGGAGGAGATTAGCCGTCTATCTCACCGCACTGGTATTTTTCCTCACCTGCGTTCTCGTGGCAATACTTGTCATATCACTCTATGCAATTCACGGCGGCGTCATATCAATTAAGAACGATACTGTACTCTGGGAGGCGGAGTGTGACAGCACGGAAAAAGCCAATCTTTGGTTACATCTTGCAATCAATATCATCTCTACTGCTATCCTTGCATCGTCGAATTTCTTCATGCAGGTTCTAGTTGCACCTACTAGGAAGGAAGTTGACCGCGCTCACCAAAACGGCTACTGGGTCGAAATTGGAGTACAGTCATTGCGCAATTTCTTCTTCCTACCTCGCCATAAGAATCTGCTATGGTTCTTATTCTCGACAACATCGGTGCCACTCCATCTTATCTTCAACGGTTGTATCCTCGAGTCCCGAGCATCTAATGCATTTTGGGTTCTTATTACATCAGAAGAATTCTTAAAAGGCGCACCATGGTCTATCATTGACTTCGATAAACGAGGATGGGATGACGAAAACGCTTATTTAGCTACTGTTTCCCAGATTCAGAAAGACGTAAAATCAGGTGGGATCGCCCGATGGGAGACGATCAGCTGGTCAGAATGCATGGAACGTTACAACTCTCCCGACAAAATTATTTATGAACATCGCCATGTCATCATGGTAGTTAAACCAACTATCCCCGGGACCAAAGGTTGCAGCAAAAAATATCGTGATGGGGAGGAAAGACTGTCCTCACTCTGTAGGTCGAAGACATTTATCCATGTCGATTCAACGGCTAGTGCAAACTTAACCGAAGTGCCGTGGCTGGCCTCCTGGGAAGCAGACTCATATATATTCGACTATTCAGTTCGCCCAAACCCTCGCAGTGGAAGGCCACCAAAGGTCTGGCTACAAGAAGGGCCTTGGGACACTGGGATGGATCCAGAAGCCGGCATCGATTACTGTCTGTCCGAGAAATCTAGAGCTTCTTGTGGCTTGGTTATCTCAAATCGTCTTTTGTTTATTGTTTGCGTCATGTGCAGCTTTAAATGTATTCTCTGCGTTGtcaccttctttcgggtATTCCGCAGGAATGACGAACCTCTATTAACACCTGGAGACGCCGTCGCTTCATTCATCGCGAGACCTGGGGAAGACACAAGGAACATGTGCAACCTAAACACGAGAGACTTTAGCATGTATGACACAAGCTGGTGGGATGGACCCTATTCGGGATATTCCAAACTCGATAGGTCAAAACCTTGGATTTTACAGAATGGCAGAGTTGGCGAAGGCAGCACGAGAACTGTGTGGTGTCTCTCATATCTACCAATTATAACATCACTTATCCTTGCCGCGAGCTTGTTTGCTGAAGCGGTTAAGAACCAGCCTAT TCGAGAATCTCGGTTTGAGCATGATCCCATGCACCACCCAGTTGTATTAGGTGCAATCACAACGTCTTCATTGTTAGGTCTTACTACTATCGCCAATATCCCGCAGCTACTACTGTCAATTTGTTACATGGCGTTGAACGGGCTAGTGACCAGAATGATGACCGAGTATGAATGGAATCGGTATAGCACCGACTTTCGCTCGCTTCGTGTCACTAGCCCCGTGGGTCAACAGCGCTCCACATACCGGCTTCAACTCCCCTACAGGTGGTCAATCCCAATCCTATTTATCAGCGTTTTGCTGCACTGGGTTTATTCCAATTGTATATATGTCAGTAACTACAATT TTTACGATTCCAACCTACCTTACGGTCTCGTTGGAACTAGTCGTAGTCTGAAGTATTCCACGATGGCGATATTGATAGctcttatcttatcatcAATAATTGCAGCCCTCCCCTGCATTCTTTCACAAATCCGACTACCAGGAAACATGACCTTTGGGGGAAGCAATTCCAAAGTCATCTCTGCTGCCTGTCATTGTGAACTACCCAAGTCAAGCAACTCAGCTCTGACGAATCAGGAATTGTTTGTGCCAAGTTCGTCCATGGCCAGGATTTGTGACGATGAGGCGAACCTGCTACGCGACAACGATCCTGCTGATGCCAATAGTTCCACAGATTCAAAACTTCTATATCAAATGTCGTTACAAAAGTTAAAGTGGGGAGAAATCACCGAGGCTGTCAACAGCGATGGTGTTGGTCACTTAGGATTTGGGACTGAAGACCAAGATATCACTGCTCCAGTTGAAGGAAGACTCTACACTTAA
- a CDS encoding hypothetical protein (TransMembrane:12 (i40-57o81-102i114-132o138-158i170-194o200-223i272-296o308-326i333-352o364-386i398-419o431-454i)~BUSCO:18175at5125), with protein MDPKDHKGDDFIDDTLHDVAEGETARVVDRIAERQLCRKFDVRLMPVLAIMYLFNALDKGNLGNAQTAGLSDNLNFQPGQYNLLVSIFFVPYVVFAPPTAIIGKKYGPARVLPILMFTFGSMTLLAACVQNFGGLFALRFFLGVAESGFFPLVIYYLTTFYRRGELARRLAVFYAASNIANAFSGLLSFGVFQIESKMFVWRYLFIMEGAASVLFSIFAFWYLPLSAGEAKFLGEEEKALAFHRMQVDSSSIVQEKFNFKDSIKIFKQPTTYCFLLIEICLGVPIQSVALFMPQIIQRLGYGTIKTNLYTVAPNVGGAVMLLILAFSSDFLRIRFPFIMLGFAFTFVGFIIYAAISDVQAQLQLAYFACFMMVWGTSAPSVLLSTWYNNNTAHEGQRLVLTSVGVPLANLMGLVSSNIFRESEKPKYPTALITTACFGACGCLIAGLLGGFMMLDNMRRNRKAGTKTTAADVPTQYLRDGPSVPEFRWFL; from the exons ATGGATCCAAAAGATCACAAAGGCGATGACTTCATCGACGACACGCTTCATGATGTCGCTGAAGGAGAAACAGCCCGTGTCGTTGATCGCATCGCCGAACGTCAACTCTGTCGCAAGTTTGACGTTCGCTTGATGCCTGTCTTAGCTATCATGT ATTTATTCAATGCTTTAGATAAAGGCAACCTTGGAAACGCCCAAACAGCTGGATTGAGCGACA ATCTCAACTTCCAGCCAGGACAGTACAACCTCTTGGTATCAATCTTCTTCGTCCCTTATGTTGTTTTTGCTCCACCGACCGCAATCATTGGCAAGAAGTACGGCCCTGCTAGAGTTCTTCCAATTCTGATGTTCACGTTTGGTTCCATGACTCTTTTGGCTGCTTGTGTCCAGAACTTTGGAGGTCTTTTCGCCCTTCGATTCTTTTTGGGTGTCGCAGAATCAGGCTTTTTCCCGCTTGTGATTTACTATCTCACAACATTTTACAGGCGTGGAGAGTTAGCACGTCGTCTAGCTGTCTTTTACGCGGCTTCCAACATCGCTAATGCCTTT AGCGGACTCTTATCATTTGGAGTCTTCCAGATCGAGTCCAAGATGTTTGTATGGCGTTATCTGTTCATCATGGAAGGTGCAGCATCCGTCCTCTTCTCCATATTTGCCTTTTGGTATCTTCCGCTATCAGCTGGTGAAGCGAAATTTCTtggtgaagaagaaaaagcatTGGCATTTCACCGAATGCAGGTCGATTCATCTTCAATTGTGCAGGAAAAGTTCAATTTCAAGGACTCGATCAAGATCTTCAAACAACCAACCACGTATTGTTTCCTCTTGATTGAGATTTGCCTCGGTGTACCGATCCAGTCCGTCGCGCTCTTCATGCCGCAAATTATTCAGCGTCTCGGGTATGGGACTATCAAGACCAATCTTTACACTG TTGCTCCCAATGTTGGCGGTGCAGTCATGTTACTCATCCTGGCCTTTAGCTCCGATTTTCTGCGCATTCGTTTCCCCTTCATCATGCTCGGATTTGCCTTTACCTTTGTCGGCTTCATCATCTATGCTGCAATCTCCGACGTTCAAGCCCAGTTACAGCTGGCTTACTTCGCATGCTTCATGATGGTTTGGGGCACTTCTGCACCATCTGTCCTCTTATCAACTTGGTACAACAATAATACGGCTCACGAGGGCCAGCGATTAGTGCTCACGTCAGTGGGCGTCCCATTAGCAAACTTGATGGGTCTCGTATCAAGCAACATTTTCCGCGAGAGCGAAAAGCCCAAATACCCGACTGCTCTTATCACAACAGCCTGCTTTGGAGCTTGCGGTTGTCTCATAGCGGGTCTTTTGGGTGGGTTTATGATGCTTGATAACATGCGAAGAAATCGCAAAGCGGGGACTAAGACTACGGCTGCTGATGTGCCCACTCAATATTTGCGCGATGGTCCATCTGTCCCCGAATTTCGCTGGTTCCTGTGA